Part of the Sporomusa termitida genome, GCAACAGGCAGGATAAACAGCGGCAGCGATAAAAGCTGTTGAAAGTAGGCAACGACAGGAGCTATTGCCGCTATCATCAGCGCCGGCCACAGCCCAGTCTTTTCCGCAGCGATCAAGAGTGTGGCATTAACTAAGCTGCCAATAAGAAAAGTGGACAGAAACGGCGGCAAGGGAATAAAAAAGCGCAGTGACTGGAATATCAGCGTAAGCGCCAGTAAAAGAGCCGCCCTGGTAACACCCCTGTATTCTGACACCTCTCTCCCCCTCTAACGGCGCCGTCTGTTATTATAATCGCGCCCAAACATCATATAGCCCAGGAGTGCAAGCAAAGCTAAATTACCAAGCATTCCACTCATGATGCCTAAGTCTACCAAAACATTAACAACCGTTAAGCCACCGAGAAAAATCATTGATCGTCTCATATCAATGAAGGGGTCGCGGCGTAATAATAAATAAGCAATACCAAGTACGGCCAGATCGATAACTACCCAAGCCAGAGAATTATGAAACATATACTTAATTATACTGCCTACAATCATAATTGCCAGAACTTGAAACCACATCTGATTCATTTAAACTCCCCCTATATTTTGTATATTCCTGTAAACAGTCTCAACTGAAAAAACTATTACTAAATAAGATTATGCCCCACTTTAAAAAAATCCTGCATTTCCGCTGATAATCACGATAATATCAAAATAAACTTATTTTTTTTGCAATTTCATGTTTATAGTTTTGCAAGTTTGAGCATACTTTTAAATGTATCGATTAACTTGTAAGGAGTGAGTTTGCATGAGTGAAGAAAACGGCTTTTCTTTTACTCTGTTTCAACCGCATCGCACGCGTACACCCAAAAATGATGAACCTGTAATTGAAGTGCGTCCTAACGGCCGTATTGTTTTTAACAAAAAAGCTACCCAGCTTTTAGAAAACAATCATTTCTGCATGTTAGGTTATGATCCTGAAAAACAGGCTCTTGGCATACTGCCAATGGAGCAGCTGCAGCCCAATACTTTCCCTGTTCGCTATGCAGCTAAAGGTGCCTATATCGGCGCCAAGAAGTTCTTTAAACATTTTGAAATCCTTCCCGGTCAGTTAGTAGAAGATACCCCGTTTAAAAGCGGCGAATTTATCGGCATCAACCTGTAACCAGCGATACATAATAGTAGAAACAAAAACAAAAGTTATTCTTCGGAGTAGCTTTTGTTTTTTTGCGGGAAACGTTTCACTTGTCAAATATTATTAAATTGCTGTAAAATTAGGACTATAGCTTAATAGAGATAGGAGAATTGTTATGGACAAGCAATCTACGCCTTTTATCACCATGCCGGAATTGCGTGTTGCTTTTGAAGCGCAAGGATATATTAGTGATATAGAACTGTTAACGACTGTCTATTTAGCTTTAAAGCTGGAAAAACCGCTCTTAGTTGAGGGTGCGCCCGGCGTTGGGAAAACCGAAATTGCCAAAGTATTGAGTAAAGTGTTTAATACCGAGCTAATTCGCCTGCAATGCTATGAAGGTCTGGATGAAAACAAAGCCTTATATGAATGGAATTATCAGCGCCAGCTGATCAAGATTCAGATGAGCAGAGACAGCGCTTGCCAAAACCTTTCCGAAAACGATATTTTCTCGCCCGAATACTTACTGGAGCGCCCTTTACTGAAAGCTATCAGGGCCGAGAAACGTCCGGTTTTATTAATTGATGAAATTGACAAAACCGACGAAGAATTTGAAGCCTTCTTATTTGAAATCTTATCAGACTTTCAAATATCGATTCCTGAGCTTGGTACTGTCAAAGCCAGCCATATCCCCATTGTGGTACTGACAAGCAACCATGACCGGGAATTATCCGAAGGCCTGCGCCGCCGCTGCATTTATTTATATATTGATTATCCACCTATAGAAAAAGAAATTAATATTATCCGCGCTAAAATTCCTGAAGCTACCGAAAAACTGGCACAGCAGATTGCAACAGCTGTCAATCACCTGCGCACCAATCTAATGCTGGCCAAACAACCGTCAATTGCGGAAACACTGGACTGGACAAGATCGCTGATTGCCATGCACGCCGACCACCTTGATTCAACCCTGATTCAACAGACAATGGGACTATTATTTAAAAACCGCGATGATCTTATGGCCTTCCAAAAGGATTTAGGGGCTGAAGGGCTGTGCAAGGCTGTCAGACAGGCGACTACTACCATGGATTGCCATAGCGATAAAAGCTGCGGGGGCTGATCTTATTGCATTCACTTGCTGATAATTTAGTAGGATTTGTTCAGATTCTCCGCCAGCTCGGGGTACGGGTAAGCATTGCCGAAACCATTGACGCGGTAGACAGCCTGACGGTTATCGAACAATTCGACCGGGATGTATTTCGGGCGGCTTTAAAAAGCACACTAATCA contains:
- a CDS encoding AAA family ATPase, giving the protein MDKQSTPFITMPELRVAFEAQGYISDIELLTTVYLALKLEKPLLVEGAPGVGKTEIAKVLSKVFNTELIRLQCYEGLDENKALYEWNYQRQLIKIQMSRDSACQNLSENDIFSPEYLLERPLLKAIRAEKRPVLLIDEIDKTDEEFEAFLFEILSDFQISIPELGTVKASHIPIVVLTSNHDRELSEGLRRRCIYLYIDYPPIEKEINIIRAKIPEATEKLAQQIATAVNHLRTNLMLAKQPSIAETLDWTRSLIAMHADHLDSTLIQQTMGLLFKNRDDLMAFQKDLGAEGLCKAVRQATTTMDCHSDKSCGG